A single window of Streptomyces griseoviridis DNA harbors:
- a CDS encoding DUF397 domain-containing protein encodes MPSMENWRKSSHSGGGDGNDCVEIAHTPTHVAVRDTKARSKATLTFPVAVFLPFLGGVKGEPRG; translated from the coding sequence ATGCCCTCCATGGAGAACTGGCGTAAGTCGTCCCACTCGGGTGGTGGCGACGGCAACGACTGCGTCGAGATCGCCCACACCCCCACCCACGTCGCCGTCCGCGACACCAAGGCCCGTTCCAAAGCCACCCTCACCTTCCCCGTCGCCGTCTTCCTCCCGTTTCTCGGTGGGGTGAAGGGGGAGCCTCGGGGCTGA
- a CDS encoding heavy-metal-associated domain-containing protein has protein sequence MTAPTDTPGSVTAVYRVTGMSCGHCEGSVSGELSELPGVTSVKAVASTGEVTVVSEAPLDEAAVRAAVDEAGFELAGTV, from the coding sequence ATGACCGCCCCGACCGACACCCCGGGATCCGTGACCGCCGTCTACCGGGTCACCGGCATGAGCTGCGGACACTGCGAGGGTTCCGTCTCCGGTGAGCTGTCCGAACTGCCCGGCGTGACCTCCGTGAAGGCCGTCGCGTCGACCGGCGAGGTCACCGTCGTCTCGGAAGCGCCCCTCGACGAGGCCGCCGTGCGCGCCGCCGTGGACGAGGCGGGCTTCGAGCTGGCCGGCACGGTCTGA
- a CDS encoding ATP-binding protein, translated as MPETPPEPWEYSLYIPNDLRAVTVSRRTLRLILTMHGLIRLVDVAELLATELVSNAVRHTKGPAALRVCWVPPGTLRIGAWDADPEPPAPPTPLERADEEGRGLALVQACSEVWGWHPLSRLGNRGKYVWCELAAA; from the coding sequence ATGCCCGAAACCCCGCCCGAACCCTGGGAGTACTCCCTCTACATCCCCAACGACCTGCGCGCCGTCACCGTCAGTCGTCGCACCCTCCGGCTGATCCTCACCATGCACGGGCTGATCCGGCTCGTCGACGTCGCCGAACTGCTCGCCACCGAGCTGGTGTCGAACGCCGTGCGGCACACCAAGGGGCCCGCCGCCCTGCGCGTCTGCTGGGTGCCTCCAGGGACGTTGCGGATCGGCGCCTGGGACGCCGACCCCGAACCGCCCGCGCCGCCAACGCCGTTGGAGCGCGCCGACGAGGAGGGGCGGGGGCTGGCCCTGGTGCAGGCGTGCTCCGAGGTCTGGGGCTGGCACCCACTGTCCCGCCTCGGCAACCGGGGCAAGTACGTCTGGTGCGAACTCGCGGCTGCCTAG
- a CDS encoding DUF397 domain-containing protein, with protein sequence MDNWRKSSYSGEGDGNNCVEIAHTPTHAAVRDTKARAQATLIFPAAAFVPFIEDLKQRPRR encoded by the coding sequence ATGGACAACTGGCGTAAGTCGTCGTACTCGGGCGAGGGTGATGGCAACAACTGCGTCGAGATCGCCCACACCCCCACCCACGCGGCCGTCCGCGACACCAAGGCCCGCGCCCAGGCCACGCTCATCTTCCCTGCCGCGGCTTTCGTCCCCTTCATCGAAGACCTGAAGCAGCGGCCTCGCCGCTGA
- the recD2 gene encoding SF1B family DNA helicase RecD2 yields MSNQTGLATLEGVLERITYANEENGYTVARVDTGRGAGDLLTVVGALLGAQAGESLRMEGRWGSHPQYGKQFTVENYTTVLPATVQGIRRYLGSGLVKGIGPVFADRITRHFGVDTLQIIEEEPRRLIEVPGLGPKRTKKIAEAWEEQKAIKEVMLFLQSVEVSTSIAVRIYKKYGDASISVVKNQPYRLAADVWGIGFLTADKIAQSVGIPHDSPERVKAGLQYALSQATDQGNCYLPEERLISDAVKLLQVDTGLVIECLAELAAPGEDGEEPGVVREKVPGPDGGEPVTAVYLVPFHRAELSLAAQLLRLLRTDEDRMPAFRDVAWDRALGWLKGRTGVELAAEQEAAVKLALTRKVAVLTGGPGCGKSFTVRSIVELARARGARVVLAAPTGRAAKRLAELTGAEASTVHRLLELKPGGDAAYDRDRPLDADLVVVDEASMLDLLLANKLVKAVPPGAHLMFVGDVDQLPSVGAGEVLRDLLADGGPIPAVRLTRVFRQAQESGVVTNAHRINSGQHPLTDGLKDFFLFVEDETEDAGRVTVDVAARRIPAKFGLDPRRDIQVLAPMHRGPAGAGALNGLLQQAITPARPDLPEKRFGGRVFRVGDKVTQIRNNYEKGANGVFNGTVGVVTALDPVEQRLTVLTDEDEEVPYEFDELDELAHAYAVTIHRSQGSEYPAVVIPVTTGAWMMLQRNLLYTAVTRAKRLVVLVGSRKAIGQAVRTVSAGRRCTALDFRLAPAPPRG; encoded by the coding sequence ATGTCCAATCAGACGGGGCTCGCGACGCTCGAAGGCGTGCTGGAGCGCATCACGTACGCCAACGAGGAGAACGGCTACACGGTCGCCCGCGTCGACACCGGACGCGGCGCGGGCGACCTCCTCACGGTCGTCGGCGCGCTGCTCGGCGCGCAGGCGGGGGAGTCGCTGCGGATGGAGGGGCGTTGGGGCTCCCACCCGCAGTACGGCAAGCAGTTCACCGTGGAGAACTACACGACCGTCCTGCCCGCCACCGTCCAGGGCATCAGGCGTTACCTCGGCTCCGGTCTGGTCAAGGGCATCGGGCCGGTCTTCGCCGACCGGATCACCCGGCATTTCGGCGTCGACACCCTCCAGATCATCGAGGAGGAGCCGCGCCGGCTGATCGAGGTGCCGGGGCTCGGGCCCAAGCGGACCAAGAAGATCGCCGAGGCGTGGGAGGAGCAGAAGGCGATCAAGGAGGTCATGCTGTTCCTCCAGAGCGTCGAGGTGTCGACGTCGATCGCGGTCCGCATCTACAAGAAGTACGGCGACGCGTCGATCTCCGTCGTGAAGAACCAGCCCTACCGGCTCGCCGCCGACGTCTGGGGCATCGGATTCCTCACCGCCGACAAGATCGCCCAGTCCGTCGGCATCCCGCACGACAGCCCCGAGCGGGTCAAGGCCGGTCTCCAGTACGCGTTGTCGCAGGCGACGGACCAGGGCAACTGCTATCTGCCGGAGGAGCGGCTGATCTCCGACGCGGTCAAGCTCCTCCAGGTGGACACCGGTCTGGTCATCGAGTGCCTCGCCGAGCTGGCCGCGCCGGGCGAGGACGGCGAGGAACCCGGCGTGGTCCGCGAGAAGGTGCCGGGGCCCGACGGCGGTGAGCCCGTCACCGCCGTCTACCTGGTCCCGTTCCACCGCGCGGAACTCTCCCTCGCCGCCCAGCTGTTGCGGCTGCTGCGTACCGACGAGGACCGGATGCCGGCCTTCAGGGACGTGGCGTGGGACCGCGCGCTGGGCTGGCTGAAGGGCAGGACGGGCGTGGAGCTCGCGGCGGAGCAGGAGGCCGCAGTCAAGCTCGCGCTGACGAGGAAGGTCGCGGTGCTGACCGGCGGCCCCGGCTGCGGCAAGTCCTTCACGGTCCGCTCGATCGTGGAGCTGGCGCGTGCCCGAGGCGCCCGTGTGGTCCTGGCCGCCCCCACCGGCCGGGCCGCCAAACGCCTCGCCGAGCTGACGGGGGCGGAGGCGTCCACCGTCCACCGCCTCCTGGAGCTGAAGCCCGGCGGGGACGCGGCCTACGACCGTGACCGCCCGCTCGACGCGGACCTCGTGGTCGTCGACGAAGCCTCCATGCTGGACCTGCTGCTCGCGAACAAGCTGGTCAAGGCGGTCCCGCCAGGCGCCCACCTGATGTTCGTGGGGGATGTGGACCAGTTGCCGAGCGTCGGCGCGGGCGAGGTGCTGCGGGACCTGCTGGCCGACGGCGGTCCGATCCCGGCGGTGCGGCTGACCCGGGTGTTCCGGCAGGCGCAGGAGTCGGGGGTGGTCACCAACGCGCACCGGATCAACTCCGGGCAGCACCCGCTCACCGACGGCCTGAAGGACTTCTTCCTCTTCGTGGAGGACGAGACGGAGGACGCGGGCCGGGTCACCGTGGATGTCGCGGCCCGCCGCATCCCGGCCAAGTTCGGCCTCGACCCGCGCCGGGACATCCAGGTGCTCGCGCCGATGCACCGGGGTCCGGCGGGCGCGGGCGCCCTCAACGGCCTGCTCCAGCAGGCGATCACCCCGGCCCGCCCCGACCTGCCGGAGAAGCGGTTCGGCGGCCGGGTCTTCCGGGTCGGCGACAAGGTCACCCAGATCCGCAACAACTACGAGAAGGGCGCGAACGGCGTCTTCAACGGCACGGTCGGCGTCGTCACCGCCCTCGACCCGGTCGAGCAGCGCCTCACCGTGCTGACCGACGAGGACGAGGAGGTGCCGTACGAGTTCGACGAACTCGACGAGCTGGCGCACGCCTACGCCGTGACCATCCACCGTTCGCAGGGCAGCGAGTACCCGGCGGTGGTGATTCCGGTCACCACGGGCGCCTGGATGATGCTCCAGCGCAACCTTCTGTATACGGCCGTCACCCGCGCCAAACGGCTGGTCGTGCTGGTCGGCTCGCGCAAGGCGATCGGCCAGGCGGTCCGCACGGTCTCCGCCGGACGGCGGTGCACGGCACTCGACTTCCGGCTCGCGCCCGCTCCGCCACGGGGCTGA
- a CDS encoding sugar ABC transporter ATP-binding protein produces MSDPDELLRIEGIRKTFPGVIALDGVDFDLRRGEVHVLLGENGAGKSTLIKMLSGAYTPDAGRILAGGQEVRVHGAQDAARLGIATIYQEFNLVPDLTVAENIFLGRQPRRFGMIDRGRMEADAEVLLARVGVDVSPRARVRELGIARLQMVEIAKALSLDARVLIMDEPTAVLTSEEVEKLFAIVRALRADGVGIVFITHHLDEIAALGDRVTVIRDGRSVGQVPASTPEDELVRLMVGRSIAQQYPRERPETGTPLLSVEGLTRDGVFHDVGFEVRAGEVVGIAGLVGAGRTEVARAVFGADPYDRGTVRVGGAVLRRADVNAAMAAGIGLVPEDRKGQGLVLDASVEENLGLVTLRSATRAGIVDLKGQHAAAERIADRLGVRMAGLGQQVRTLSGGNQQKVVIGKWLLADARVLILDEPTRGIDVGAKVEIYQLINELTAAGAAVLMISSDLPEVLGMSDRVLVMAQGRIAGELTADEATQDAVMSLAVSTPAAPGTPADGTPATEVEAPRGH; encoded by the coding sequence GTGAGCGACCCGGACGAGTTGCTGCGCATCGAGGGCATACGGAAGACCTTCCCCGGGGTGATCGCGCTCGACGGCGTCGACTTCGACCTGCGCCGGGGCGAGGTGCACGTCCTGCTCGGCGAGAACGGCGCGGGCAAGAGCACCCTCATCAAGATGCTCTCCGGCGCCTACACCCCCGACGCGGGACGCATCCTGGCGGGCGGGCAGGAGGTGCGCGTGCACGGGGCGCAGGACGCCGCGCGCCTCGGGATCGCCACCATCTACCAGGAGTTCAACCTGGTGCCCGACCTCACGGTCGCCGAGAACATCTTCCTCGGCCGGCAGCCCCGCCGGTTCGGGATGATCGACCGGGGCCGCATGGAGGCCGACGCCGAGGTGCTCCTCGCGCGCGTCGGCGTCGACGTCTCCCCGCGCGCGCGGGTGCGTGAACTCGGCATCGCCCGGCTCCAGATGGTCGAGATCGCCAAGGCGCTCAGCCTGGACGCGCGCGTGCTCATCATGGACGAGCCGACCGCCGTGCTCACCTCCGAGGAGGTCGAGAAGCTGTTCGCGATCGTGCGCGCGCTGCGTGCCGACGGCGTCGGCATCGTCTTCATCACCCACCACCTGGACGAGATCGCCGCCCTCGGCGACCGGGTCACCGTCATCAGGGACGGCAGGTCCGTCGGCCAGGTGCCCGCCTCGACGCCCGAGGACGAACTCGTCCGGCTCATGGTGGGCCGCTCCATCGCGCAGCAGTACCCGCGCGAACGACCCGAAACCGGAACGCCGTTGCTCTCCGTGGAGGGCCTCACCCGGGACGGCGTCTTCCACGACGTCGGCTTCGAGGTGCGGGCCGGTGAGGTGGTCGGCATCGCCGGTCTCGTCGGCGCCGGGCGCACCGAGGTCGCGCGGGCCGTGTTCGGCGCCGACCCCTACGACCGGGGCACCGTCCGGGTCGGCGGGGCCGTGCTGCGGCGCGCGGACGTGAACGCGGCGATGGCCGCCGGGATCGGCCTGGTGCCCGAGGACCGCAAGGGCCAGGGCCTGGTCCTCGACGCGTCCGTCGAGGAGAACCTCGGCCTGGTGACGCTGCGGTCCGCCACCCGCGCCGGGATCGTCGACCTCAAGGGGCAGCACGCGGCGGCCGAGCGGATCGCCGACCGGCTCGGGGTGCGGATGGCGGGCCTCGGCCAGCAGGTGCGCACCCTGTCGGGCGGCAACCAGCAGAAGGTCGTCATCGGCAAGTGGCTGCTCGCCGACGCCAGGGTCCTCATCCTCGACGAGCCGACGCGCGGCATCGACGTCGGCGCCAAGGTCGAGATCTACCAGCTGATCAACGAGCTGACGGCCGCCGGGGCCGCCGTCCTGATGATCTCCAGCGATCTCCCGGAGGTCCTCGGCATGAGCGACCGGGTCCTGGTGATGGCCCAGGGCCGGATCGCGGGCGAACTCACCGCCGACGAGGCCACCCAGGACGCGGTGATGTCCCTCGCCGTCTCCACCCCCGCCGCGCCCGGCACCCCGGCGGACGGCACCCCTGCTACCGAAGTGGAGGCCCCCCGTGGCCACTGA
- a CDS encoding citrate synthase, giving the protein MSDNSVVLRYGDGEYTYPVIDSTVGDKGFDIGKLRAQTGLVTLDSGYGNTAAYKSAITYLDGEAGILRYRGYPIEQLAERSTFLEVAYLLINGELPTGDELTSFQDEITQHTLLHEDVKNFYRGFPRDAHPMAMLSSVVSALSTFYQDSHNPFDEKQRNLSTIRLLAKLPTIAAYAYKKSIGHPFVYPRNDLGYVENFLRMTFSVPAQEYDPDPVVVSALDKLLILHADHEQNCSTSTVRLVGSSQANMFASISAGINALWGPLHGGANQSVLEMLEGIREDGGDVDAFIRKVKNKEDGVRLMGFGHRVYKNFDPRAKIIKAAAHDVLSALGKSDELLDIALKLEEHALSDDYFVSRSLYPNVDFYTGLIYRAMGFPTEMFTVLFALGRLPGWIAQWHEMIKEPGSRIGRPRQIYTGIVERDFVAVEER; this is encoded by the coding sequence GTGAGCGACAACTCTGTAGTACTGCGGTACGGCGACGGCGAGTACACCTACCCGGTGATCGACAGCACCGTCGGCGACAAGGGCTTCGACATCGGGAAGCTCCGCGCCCAGACCGGTCTGGTGACGCTGGACAGCGGATACGGGAACACCGCTGCCTATAAATCCGCGATCACCTACCTCGACGGTGAGGCGGGCATCCTCCGCTACCGCGGCTACCCGATCGAACAGCTGGCCGAGCGTTCCACCTTCCTTGAGGTGGCCTACCTGCTGATCAACGGTGAGCTGCCCACGGGCGACGAGCTGACCTCGTTCCAGGACGAGATCACGCAGCACACGCTGCTGCACGAGGACGTCAAGAACTTCTACCGGGGCTTCCCGCGCGACGCGCACCCGATGGCGATGCTGTCGTCGGTGGTCTCGGCGCTGTCCACGTTCTACCAGGACAGCCACAACCCGTTCGACGAGAAGCAGCGCAACCTCTCCACGATCCGGCTGCTCGCCAAGCTCCCGACGATCGCGGCCTACGCGTACAAGAAGTCGATCGGTCACCCGTTCGTCTACCCGCGCAACGACCTCGGTTACGTCGAGAACTTCCTGCGCATGACCTTCTCGGTCCCCGCGCAGGAGTACGACCCCGACCCGGTCGTGGTCTCCGCCCTCGACAAGCTCCTCATCCTGCACGCCGACCACGAGCAGAACTGTTCGACGTCGACGGTGCGGCTGGTGGGCTCCTCGCAGGCGAACATGTTCGCGTCCATCTCGGCCGGCATCAACGCGCTCTGGGGCCCGCTGCACGGCGGCGCCAACCAGTCCGTGCTGGAGATGCTGGAGGGCATCCGCGAGGACGGCGGCGACGTCGACGCCTTCATCCGCAAGGTGAAGAACAAGGAGGACGGCGTCCGCCTGATGGGCTTCGGCCACCGGGTCTACAAGAACTTCGACCCGCGCGCCAAGATCATCAAGGCCGCCGCGCACGACGTCCTCTCGGCTCTCGGCAAGTCCGACGAGCTGCTGGACATCGCCCTGAAGCTGGAGGAGCACGCGCTCTCCGACGACTACTTCGTCTCGCGCAGCCTCTACCCGAACGTCGACTTCTACACCGGCCTGATCTACCGGGCCATGGGCTTCCCGACCGAGATGTTCACGGTCCTGTTCGCCCTCGGCCGGCTCCCGGGCTGGATCGCCCAGTGGCACGAGATGATCAAGGAGCCCGGCTCCCGCATCGGCCGTCCGCGCCAGATCTACACGGGCATCGTCGAGCGCGACTTCGTCGCCGTCGAGGAACGCTGA
- a CDS encoding helix-turn-helix domain-containing protein, with product MRREPTARQLRLATELRRLREAAGFTSRQAAALLGVSPAQITHIESALAGVSEQRLRRLASHYACTDEKFVDALVAMATDRTRGWWEEYRGLLPTSFLDLAELDHHATFVQDVAILYVPGLLQTEDYARAVFSSRLPELTPEELELRVDHRLARQSKVTFPHTVVIHEVALRIRVGDRATTRAQLGWLLELADADRMTLRVISLDLDGFAGASSSMTYVGGTLPRLDTVVRDAPHGSLLLDSEAQLNSYRTRFRRIEAVSLEPDRSRELIHQLAKEL from the coding sequence TTGAGGCGCGAACCAACAGCGCGGCAGCTGCGTCTGGCGACCGAACTGCGCAGGCTCCGTGAGGCGGCGGGCTTCACCTCCCGCCAGGCCGCGGCGTTGCTCGGCGTGAGCCCCGCTCAGATCACCCACATCGAGTCCGCGCTCGCGGGAGTGAGCGAACAACGCCTGCGCCGCCTGGCGTCCCATTACGCCTGCACGGACGAGAAGTTCGTCGACGCGCTGGTCGCGATGGCGACGGACCGGACCCGGGGCTGGTGGGAGGAGTACCGGGGCCTGCTGCCGACGTCGTTCCTGGACTTGGCGGAGCTGGACCATCACGCGACGTTCGTACAGGACGTGGCCATCCTGTATGTGCCAGGTCTCTTGCAGACGGAGGACTACGCCCGCGCGGTCTTCTCGTCGAGGCTGCCGGAACTCACGCCTGAGGAACTTGAGTTGCGTGTCGACCATCGACTGGCGCGTCAGAGCAAGGTCACTTTCCCGCACACGGTCGTGATCCACGAGGTGGCCCTACGCATCAGGGTCGGCGACCGAGCCACAACGCGGGCTCAACTCGGCTGGCTGCTGGAGCTAGCGGATGCAGACCGCATGACTTTGCGTGTCATCTCATTGGACCTGGACGGCTTTGCAGGTGCTTCCAGTTCCATGACGTACGTCGGTGGCACCCTGCCGAGACTCGACACCGTGGTGCGTGATGCGCCGCACGGCTCGCTCCTTCTCGATTCCGAGGCGCAACTAAACTCCTATCGAACCCGTTTCCGCAGGATAGAAGCCGTATCGCTTGAGCCTGACCGGTCGCGCGAACTCATCCACCAACTGGCGAAAGAACTGTGA
- a CDS encoding LacI family DNA-binding transcriptional regulator — translation MASIKDVAAEAKVSVATVSRVLNDHPSVSAAARVRVLAAVDALGYRPNAVARSLRTDQTRTLGLVISDVLNPYFTELARSVEEEARALGYSVIIGNADERPELQDHHIRTLLDRRIDGLLVSPTDGGSPLMLDAAIAGTPMVFVDRWIPGLDVPVVRADGTGAVRDLVAHLHRLGHRRLAIIAGPAATTTGSERVDAFRDALAAYGIPLPDVYIGQGDFQAESGRRVTEGFLDLPVPPDVVFATDNLMALGALDAVRARGLRVPDDLALAAFDDIRWFVHTDPPITAIAQPTGDLGRAAVRAVVDRIEGRPPSSVTLPARLVVRRSCGEPSATNRSQP, via the coding sequence ATGGCGAGCATCAAGGACGTCGCCGCCGAGGCGAAGGTCTCCGTCGCCACGGTCTCGCGCGTCCTGAACGACCACCCGTCGGTCAGCGCCGCCGCACGCGTCCGTGTGCTGGCCGCCGTCGACGCCCTGGGCTACCGGCCGAACGCCGTCGCCCGATCCCTGCGCACCGACCAGACCCGCACCCTCGGCCTGGTCATCAGCGACGTGCTCAACCCGTACTTCACCGAACTGGCCCGCTCCGTCGAGGAGGAGGCCCGCGCGCTCGGCTACAGCGTCATCATCGGCAACGCCGACGAACGCCCCGAGCTCCAGGACCACCACATACGGACCCTCCTGGACCGCCGGATCGACGGGCTGCTCGTCTCCCCCACCGACGGCGGCTCTCCGCTGATGCTGGACGCCGCCATCGCCGGGACGCCGATGGTCTTCGTCGACCGGTGGATCCCCGGACTCGACGTGCCCGTGGTGCGCGCCGACGGCACCGGCGCCGTCCGCGACCTCGTCGCCCATCTGCACCGGCTCGGGCACCGGCGGCTCGCGATCATCGCGGGCCCGGCCGCCACCACCACCGGCAGCGAGCGCGTCGACGCGTTCCGGGACGCCCTCGCCGCGTACGGCATCCCCCTGCCCGACGTCTACATCGGGCAGGGCGACTTCCAGGCGGAGAGCGGACGCCGGGTCACCGAGGGCTTCCTCGACCTGCCCGTGCCGCCCGACGTCGTCTTCGCCACCGACAACCTGATGGCGCTCGGCGCCCTGGACGCCGTCCGCGCGCGCGGGCTGCGGGTGCCCGACGACCTCGCGCTCGCCGCGTTCGACGACATCCGCTGGTTCGTGCACACCGACCCGCCGATCACCGCCATCGCGCAGCCGACCGGCGACCTGGGCCGGGCCGCCGTACGGGCCGTCGTCGACCGGATCGAGGGTCGGCCGCCATCCTCCGTCACCCTCCCGGCCCGTCTCGTCGTACGCCGCTCGTGCGGCGAGCCATCCGCAACGAACAGGAGCCAGCCGTGA
- a CDS encoding heavy metal translocating P-type ATPase: MTTTTTTRSPIEPTGPGDPAGPGAVELLIGGMTCASCAARVEKKLNRIDGVTASVNYATEKAKVSYPAGVEVADLIATVVRTGYTAEEPPPPRPAPEEPAPAAEDPELAGYRQRFTVTALLAVPVALLSMIPALQFDNWQWLALTLAAPAVVWGGLPLHRAAWTNARHGAATMDTLVSIGTLAAFGWSLWTLFLGDAGMAGMKDEFRFTVSRADGASTIYLEVAAGVIAFVLLGRYLEARSKRHAGAALRALMELGAKDVAVLRDGREVRVPVPELAVGDRFVVRPGEKVATDGTVVEGASAVDASMLTGESVPVDVGVGSAVTGATVNAGGRLVVAATRVGSDTQLARMARLVEDAQNGKAEVQRLADRISAVFVPVVLVIALATFGVWLGVTGDTVAAFTAAVAVLIIACPCALGLATPTALLVGTGRGAQLGILIKGPEVLESTRRVDTIVLDKTGTVTTGRMTLREVYADGGADADEVLRLAGAVEHASEHPVARAVAAGARERLGELPGVSDFENIPGRGVRGRVEGRAVAVGRLFDTLPDELARAKEAAERDGRTAVVVGWDGVARGVVTVADAVKGTSAEAVRELRALGLTPVLLTGDNRAVAEAVAREVGIDEVVAEVLPEEKVDVVRRLQGEGRSVAMVGDGVNDAAALAVADLGLAMGTGTDAAIEASDLTLVRGDLRVAADAIRLARRTLATIRGNLVWAFGYNVAALPLAAAGLLNPMIAGAAMAFSSVFVVTNSLRLRTFR, translated from the coding sequence ATGACCACCACCACGACCACCAGGTCACCGATAGAACCGACCGGCCCCGGCGACCCGGCCGGCCCCGGCGCCGTCGAGCTGCTGATCGGCGGAATGACGTGCGCCTCCTGCGCCGCCCGCGTCGAGAAGAAGCTCAACCGGATCGACGGCGTCACCGCCTCGGTCAACTACGCGACCGAGAAGGCGAAGGTCAGCTACCCGGCGGGCGTCGAGGTCGCCGACCTGATCGCGACCGTCGTCAGGACCGGCTACACGGCCGAGGAGCCGCCCCCGCCGCGCCCCGCGCCCGAGGAGCCGGCCCCGGCCGCCGAGGACCCGGAACTCGCCGGGTACCGGCAGCGGTTCACCGTCACCGCGCTGCTCGCCGTCCCGGTGGCCCTGCTGTCGATGATTCCCGCTCTCCAGTTCGACAACTGGCAGTGGCTGGCGCTGACGCTGGCCGCGCCCGCGGTCGTCTGGGGCGGGCTGCCGCTCCACCGGGCCGCGTGGACGAACGCCCGGCACGGCGCCGCCACCATGGACACCCTGGTCTCGATCGGCACGCTGGCCGCGTTCGGCTGGTCGCTGTGGACGCTGTTCCTCGGGGACGCGGGCATGGCCGGCATGAAGGACGAGTTCCGGTTCACCGTGTCGCGCGCCGACGGCGCCTCCACCATCTATCTGGAGGTGGCCGCGGGCGTCATCGCCTTCGTCCTGCTCGGCCGCTATCTGGAGGCCCGCTCCAAGCGGCACGCGGGCGCGGCGCTGCGGGCCCTGATGGAGCTGGGCGCCAAGGACGTCGCCGTGCTGCGCGACGGCCGCGAGGTGCGGGTGCCGGTGCCCGAACTGGCCGTCGGCGACCGGTTCGTGGTCCGGCCGGGCGAGAAGGTCGCCACCGACGGCACGGTCGTCGAGGGGGCGTCCGCCGTGGACGCGTCGATGCTGACCGGCGAGTCGGTGCCGGTGGACGTGGGCGTCGGCTCCGCCGTCACGGGCGCGACCGTGAACGCGGGCGGGCGGCTGGTCGTCGCGGCCACCCGGGTCGGCTCGGACACCCAGCTCGCCCGGATGGCGCGGCTCGTGGAGGACGCACAGAACGGCAAGGCCGAGGTGCAGCGGCTGGCCGACCGGATCTCGGCGGTGTTCGTGCCCGTCGTCCTGGTCATCGCGCTCGCCACGTTCGGGGTGTGGCTCGGCGTCACGGGCGACACCGTGGCCGCGTTCACCGCGGCCGTCGCCGTCCTGATCATCGCCTGCCCGTGCGCGCTGGGCCTGGCCACGCCGACCGCGCTGCTGGTCGGCACCGGCCGTGGCGCCCAGCTCGGCATCCTCATCAAGGGCCCCGAAGTCCTGGAGTCGACCCGGCGGGTCGACACGATCGTCCTCGACAAGACCGGCACGGTCACCACCGGCCGGATGACGCTGCGCGAGGTGTACGCGGACGGCGGCGCCGACGCCGACGAGGTGCTGCGGCTCGCGGGCGCCGTCGAACACGCCTCCGAGCACCCGGTGGCGCGCGCGGTCGCCGCGGGCGCCCGGGAGCGGCTCGGCGAACTGCCCGGCGTGAGCGACTTCGAGAACATCCCCGGCAGGGGCGTGCGCGGGCGCGTCGAGGGCCGTGCGGTGGCCGTGGGCCGCCTCTTCGACACGCTGCCCGACGAGTTGGCGCGCGCCAAGGAGGCGGCCGAGCGGGACGGCCGCACCGCCGTCGTGGTCGGCTGGGACGGGGTGGCGCGCGGTGTGGTGACCGTCGCCGACGCGGTGAAGGGGACCAGCGCCGAGGCGGTGCGGGAACTGCGCGCGCTCGGGCTCACCCCGGTGCTGCTGACCGGGGACAACCGGGCGGTGGCCGAGGCGGTGGCGCGGGAGGTCGGCATCGACGAGGTGGTGGCCGAGGTGCTGCCCGAGGAGAAGGTCGACGTCGTGCGGCGCCTCCAGGGCGAGGGCCGGTCGGTGGCGATGGTCGGGGACGGCGTGAACGACGCCGCCGCGCTGGCCGTCGCCGATCTGGGACTCGCCATGGGGACCGGGACGGACGCGGCGATCGAGGCGAGCGATCTGACGCTGGTGCGCGGGGACCTGCGGGTGGCCGCGGACGCGATCCGGCTGGCCCGGCGGACCCTCGCCACCATCAGGGGGAACCTGGTCTGGGCCTTCGGGTACAACGTGGCCGCGCTGCCGCTGGCCGCCGCGGGGCTGCTCAATCCGATGATCGCGGGGGCCGCGATGGCCTTCTCGTCGGTCTTCGTGGTGACCAACAGCCTCCGGTTGCGGACGTTCCGTTGA